From a single Candidatus Latescibacterota bacterium genomic region:
- the def gene encoding peptide deformylase: protein MRVRIYGDPVLRKKSEKVTEFDDELLAFLDDMAETMILEDGVGLAAPQVGVSKQIAVINREPGNPASLIKVINPEIVNFSDENENVEEGCLSVPGIRGKVVRPTSLEMTYQDEKGERYELKTDGLEARIIQHELDHLNGVLFVDKLSLAKKVLIKGKLRELSRRGREGD, encoded by the coding sequence ATGCGTGTTCGAATATATGGGGACCCGGTCCTCAGAAAGAAATCAGAGAAAGTCACGGAATTCGACGATGAGCTCCTGGCGTTTCTCGATGATATGGCTGAGACGATGATTCTTGAAGATGGGGTCGGGTTGGCTGCTCCCCAGGTAGGGGTCTCGAAACAGATAGCCGTGATAAACAGGGAACCCGGTAATCCCGCTTCCCTTATCAAGGTGATCAATCCAGAGATCGTTAATTTCAGTGATGAGAACGAAAATGTGGAGGAGGGTTGCTTGAGCGTGCCAGGAATCCGCGGCAAGGTCGTTCGGCCGACTTCTCTGGAGATGACTTACCAGGATGAAAAGGGAGAGCGGTACGAGTTGAAGACGGATGGGCTCGAGGCCAGGATCATACAGCACGAACTCGATCATCTCAATGGTGTCCTTTTCGTGGACAAGCTGTCACTCGCCAAGAAAGTCCTTATCAAAGGAAAGCTTCGTGAACTCTCCAGGAGAGGTCGAGAGGGGGACTAG
- the trmD gene encoding tRNA (guanosine(37)-N1)-methyltransferase TrmD, which produces MEFHFLTIFPELFPGVLETGVLGVAGRKDAASYNVINLRDFTSDPHRTVDDYPYGGGPGMVMMAPPVVEAVESVRSENEKDEVPVIMLSPAGKILRQSDARRLAEMKKIVFVCGRYKGVDERVERMVVTEMISVGDYIVSGGELPALIVADAVVRHLPGVLGDDRSRETDSFDIEREFSLDAAYYTRPPEYRGVGIPEVLISGNHAKIDEWRRESGMERTARFRPDLMERSN; this is translated from the coding sequence ATGGAGTTTCATTTTCTGACTATATTCCCGGAACTCTTTCCGGGGGTCCTGGAAACGGGAGTCCTGGGGGTAGCGGGCAGGAAAGATGCTGCCAGTTATAACGTGATCAACCTCAGGGATTTTACGAGCGATCCCCACAGGACTGTCGACGATTATCCCTACGGTGGCGGACCGGGCATGGTGATGATGGCTCCTCCGGTGGTAGAGGCTGTTGAGTCGGTAAGGTCTGAAAATGAAAAGGACGAAGTTCCGGTGATAATGCTTTCACCAGCAGGAAAGATCCTGAGGCAGTCAGACGCCAGAAGACTTGCCGAAATGAAAAAGATCGTATTCGTCTGCGGACGTTATAAGGGTGTGGACGAGAGGGTGGAGAGGATGGTAGTGACCGAGATGATCTCGGTGGGCGATTACATAGTGAGCGGAGGGGAACTCCCGGCGCTCATAGTGGCGGACGCGGTCGTACGCCACCTGCCAGGCGTCCTGGGTGACGACAGAAGCAGGGAGACCGATTCGTTCGATATAGAGAGAGAATTCTCCCTGGACGCGGCATACTATACCAGGCCGCCTGAATACAGGGGAGTCGGGATCCCTGAAGTACTGATTTCGGGGAACCACGCGAAGATCGATGAGTGGAGAAGAGAGTCTGGTATGGAGCGGACCGCCAGATTTCGCCCCGATCTTATGGAGCGTTCAAATTAA
- the ffh gene encoding signal recognition particle protein has product MFHDLNEKFARVFKELRGHGKVRENHIEKAMKEVRRALLEADVNYKVVKGFVSRTGERATGKKVLESLSPDQQIIKIVHEELVHVLGEEPSPFRLSGSPATVMVCGLQGAGKTSFVAKLAVHLMKKGRNPLLVAADVYRPAAIEQLKVLGGEINVPVFAPGADVPVGRIVSDALKEAKLKLKDTIIIDTAGRLHIDREMMKELSEIKSILDPEEILLVLDSMTGQEAVNVAGEFKSEIDFTGVVLTKLDGDTRGGAALSVSAIAKVPIKFVCVGERPSDLEVFYPDRMAGRILGMGDVMSLVEKAQETIDEKKVMELEKKLRKEAFTLEDFLDQLQRLKKMGPVDQILGMIPGMKTKGSLSPDVGEKEMKRLEAIIQSMTPEERRSPQLIDGSRRKRIARGSGTSVQDVNRLLSQFQQMRKMMKKFSGFSGKLPMNLPFS; this is encoded by the coding sequence TTGTTCCATGACCTGAACGAAAAATTCGCCCGTGTTTTCAAGGAATTGCGGGGACACGGCAAGGTTCGAGAGAACCATATAGAAAAAGCTATGAAGGAGGTCCGAAGGGCCCTTCTTGAGGCTGACGTAAATTACAAGGTAGTAAAGGGTTTCGTCAGCAGGACGGGTGAGCGGGCAACTGGCAAAAAAGTGCTTGAAAGCCTGAGTCCCGACCAGCAGATTATAAAGATCGTCCACGAGGAGCTTGTTCATGTCCTCGGGGAAGAGCCGTCACCTTTCCGACTTTCAGGTTCGCCGGCCACAGTGATGGTATGTGGACTCCAGGGAGCTGGAAAGACAAGTTTTGTGGCGAAGCTTGCCGTTCATCTGATGAAGAAGGGACGGAATCCTCTGCTTGTGGCAGCGGATGTGTACCGTCCGGCGGCAATAGAACAGTTGAAGGTACTCGGTGGCGAGATAAATGTCCCGGTATTTGCGCCGGGAGCCGATGTGCCGGTGGGCAGGATCGTCTCTGATGCTCTTAAAGAGGCGAAACTGAAGTTGAAGGATACGATCATCATCGATACGGCCGGAAGGCTGCATATCGACCGTGAGATGATGAAGGAACTCAGCGAGATCAAGAGTATCCTCGACCCCGAAGAGATACTACTGGTCCTTGACAGTATGACTGGACAGGAAGCTGTCAATGTGGCCGGGGAGTTTAAGAGTGAGATTGATTTTACAGGCGTCGTCCTGACGAAACTCGATGGCGATACTCGCGGTGGAGCGGCTCTTTCCGTTTCAGCCATAGCGAAAGTGCCTATCAAGTTTGTCTGCGTGGGTGAGAGGCCTTCTGACCTCGAGGTGTTTTACCCTGACAGGATGGCAGGAAGGATCCTGGGAATGGGAGACGTGATGTCTCTCGTGGAAAAAGCCCAGGAGACGATAGATGAAAAGAAGGTTATGGAGCTTGAAAAAAAGCTCCGCAAGGAAGCTTTCACTCTCGAAGACTTTCTTGACCAGCTCCAGCGGCTGAAAAAGATGGGGCCGGTAGATCAGATCCTCGGGATGATACCGGGGATGAAGACGAAAGGCTCTCTCTCGCCTGACGTCGGTGAAAAAGAGATGAAGAGGCTGGAGGCTATCATCCAGTCGATGACCCCGGAAGAGAGGCGTTCTCCGCAGCTCATCGACGGGTCGCGGCGCAAGAGGATAGCCAGGGGTAGTGGAACGAGTGTGCAGGATGTGAACAGGCTCCTCAGCCAGTTTCAACAGATGAGGAAGATGATGAAGAAATTCTCAGGGTTCTCCGGAAAATTACCGATGAACCTGCCGTTTTCCTGA
- the rimM gene encoding ribosome maturation factor RimM (Essential for efficient processing of 16S rRNA), which translates to MMTAEIVLLGKIVKTVGLKGEVKLLPGPDFWPGTLGVDGLGLVSPKGVRRQVRIDRKRPKGNTFVIKLSGVDTIDEAEHCVGSTLEVSMDQIDEASAPDRLLPFQVIGAEVRLPDGEVVGTVTDMLLGPGQDCLIVERDAEQLIIPNVPEVVVNVDIEKKIIEIDPPEGLLDLRW; encoded by the coding sequence ATGATGACAGCAGAGATAGTCTTGTTGGGCAAGATCGTTAAGACGGTCGGATTGAAAGGCGAAGTAAAACTTTTGCCTGGCCCTGATTTCTGGCCCGGCACACTTGGTGTCGATGGTCTCGGTCTGGTTTCTCCGAAAGGAGTACGCAGGCAGGTCCGAATCGACAGGAAGAGACCGAAGGGTAATACATTTGTCATCAAGCTGTCGGGTGTCGACACTATAGATGAGGCCGAACATTGTGTGGGTAGTACGCTGGAAGTCTCGATGGACCAGATTGACGAAGCTTCTGCGCCGGACAGACTACTTCCTTTCCAGGTAATAGGTGCCGAAGTGAGGCTGCCTGATGGAGAGGTCGTAGGGACCGTGACCGATATGCTTCTTGGTCCAGGGCAGGATTGCCTGATTGTTGAACGGGATGCCGAGCAGTTGATTATACCGAACGTTCCCGAAGTCGTTGTGAATGTCGATATAGAGAAGAAAATAATTGAGATAGATCCTCCCGAAGGGTTACTCGATCTTAGATGGTGA
- the tgt gene encoding tRNA guanosine(34) transglycosylase Tgt: MAFNFELLAKDPSGARYGRIETDHGMIETPIFMPVGTQGTVKSLAQEDLRDIGAEIILANTYHIHLRPGEQLLAEAGGIHRFMAWDRPVLTDSGGYQVFSLADLNKITDEGVEFKSHIDGSKRFLTPESVVDIQLDIGSDIMMVLDQCVEYPCSEEDARKALERTTDWAKRSLKAYGPRIVRNDYERVLFAIVQGSVYPELRERSARELVELDFPGYAIGGLSVGEPKEDLYGMAALTASFLPEDKPRYLMGVGFPEDIVEAVARGIDMFDCVMPTRNARNGTVFTSRGRVILKNAANTRDFGPLDPDCDCHVCKTYSRAYMRHLFMAGEMLGPRLATYHSLYFYLHLVRQMRQVIREGNFTEWRKEFYAKYGDPFKE; this comes from the coding sequence TTGGCTTTCAATTTCGAATTGCTGGCAAAGGACCCTTCCGGCGCCAGGTACGGCAGGATAGAGACCGACCACGGAATGATCGAGACTCCCATCTTCATGCCGGTCGGCACTCAGGGGACAGTAAAGTCTCTCGCGCAGGAAGATCTCAGGGATATAGGGGCGGAGATCATCCTGGCCAACACCTATCATATCCATCTTCGTCCGGGCGAGCAGCTTCTGGCCGAGGCTGGAGGGATACACCGGTTCATGGCATGGGACAGGCCCGTACTGACTGACAGCGGGGGCTACCAGGTATTCAGTCTGGCGGATCTCAACAAGATCACTGACGAAGGCGTGGAATTCAAATCGCATATCGATGGTTCGAAACGTTTTCTTACACCTGAAAGTGTAGTGGATATACAACTCGATATCGGTTCGGATATCATGATGGTCCTTGACCAGTGTGTCGAGTATCCCTGCTCTGAAGAGGATGCCCGGAAAGCCCTGGAAAGGACAACGGACTGGGCGAAAAGAAGCCTCAAAGCTTACGGCCCCAGAATTGTAAGGAACGATTACGAAAGAGTCCTTTTTGCTATTGTGCAGGGTTCGGTCTATCCCGAGTTGAGAGAGAGATCGGCACGTGAACTGGTCGAGCTGGATTTCCCCGGTTACGCTATAGGAGGACTTTCTGTAGGGGAACCCAAGGAAGATCTTTACGGGATGGCTGCTCTCACTGCTTCATTTCTGCCCGAGGACAAGCCACGCTATCTTATGGGAGTGGGTTTCCCCGAGGATATAGTGGAAGCGGTCGCTCGAGGGATCGATATGTTCGATTGTGTCATGCCCACGAGGAACGCCCGGAACGGTACCGTTTTTACCTCAAGGGGCAGGGTCATACTGAAAAACGCCGCCAACACCAGAGATTTCGGCCCACTCGACCCGGATTGTGATTGCCATGTCTGCAAGACCTACAGCAGGGCTTATATGAGGCATCTCTTCATGGCCGGTGAGATGCTCGGGCCAAGACTCGCGACCTATCACAGCCTTTATTTTTACTTGCATCTTGTCCGTCAAATGAGGCAAGTTATCAGGGAAGGAAATTTTACCGAATGGAGGAAAGAGTTTTACGCGAAATACGGAGATCCATTTAAAGAATAA
- the ruvB gene encoding Holliday junction branch migration DNA helicase RuvB, whose translation MITDPQASPEELRSESTLRPKTLDEFIGQKKLKENLSIFIQAACKREEHLDHVLLYGPPGLGKTTLANIIARELGVNIRISSGPVFQSPAELLGILTQLEARDVLFIDEIHRLGRVVEEHIYPAMEEFRCELIVDKGPHARHYSLPLEPFTLIGATTRAGMITPPMRSRFGVVMRLDFYSTEDMLKIVKRSAGLLDVEIDEDGAIEISRRSRGTPRIANRLLRRVRDFAQIKGEGHIDREMADYALGMLDVDFKGLNEMDRRILSTIIEKFSGGPVGIGSLAVAVAEEGETIEDVYEPFLIQEGLLQRTSRGRMVTEAGYSHMNAERGPVDPKQGNIF comes from the coding sequence ATGATAACCGACCCGCAGGCTTCCCCGGAAGAGCTTAGATCTGAATCGACTCTGAGGCCGAAGACTCTTGATGAGTTTATCGGTCAGAAGAAGCTCAAGGAGAACCTCTCCATATTCATACAGGCCGCCTGCAAGAGAGAGGAACACCTCGATCACGTCCTTCTCTATGGTCCCCCCGGGTTGGGCAAGACTACTCTTGCGAATATCATTGCCAGAGAACTTGGTGTAAATATCAGGATCTCCTCCGGACCTGTCTTTCAATCCCCCGCGGAACTCCTGGGAATACTGACTCAGCTCGAGGCCCGCGACGTACTTTTCATCGACGAGATACACAGGCTCGGACGGGTGGTCGAGGAGCATATCTATCCCGCGATGGAGGAGTTTCGTTGTGAACTGATAGTGGACAAGGGTCCCCATGCCAGACATTATTCACTTCCCCTCGAGCCGTTCACCCTCATCGGCGCGACGACCAGGGCCGGTATGATCACGCCACCGATGCGCAGCCGTTTCGGTGTTGTGATGAGGCTTGATTTCTATTCTACCGAGGACATGCTTAAGATAGTTAAACGTTCCGCGGGCCTTCTAGATGTCGAAATTGATGAGGATGGCGCTATAGAGATTTCCAGACGTTCACGCGGGACTCCGAGAATAGCTAACAGGCTTCTACGTCGCGTAAGGGATTTCGCCCAGATCAAGGGTGAGGGACATATCGACAGGGAAATGGCCGATTATGCTCTGGGTATGCTCGACGTCGATTTCAAGGGGCTTAACGAGATGGACAGGCGGATCCTGTCGACGATTATTGAGAAGTTCTCGGGAGGTCCTGTAGGTATAGGCTCTCTTGCCGTAGCCGTGGCAGAAGAGGGGGAGACGATCGAGGATGTCTATGAACCGTTTCTTATCCAGGAAGGGCTGTTACAACGTACGTCGAGGGGCAGGATGGTCACCGAAGCGGGATACTCGCATATGAATGCAGAACGTGGACCTGTCGACCCGAAGCAGGGCAATATCTTCTAG
- the queA gene encoding tRNA preQ1(34) S-adenosylmethionine ribosyltransferase-isomerase QueA, with amino-acid sequence MKLEDFNYGLPEELIAQHPLAERDDSRLLLLDRDSGTVRETVFANFARYLKEGDIVVVNETRVIPARLLGEKETGAKIEIFLTFSLGDGYWEALCRPSKRLSPGDRVLIEESEYAVTIEKEIGGGQWKVSLPTGIPESQFIQEYGHVPLPPYIKREDADEDRERYQTIFARKEGSVAAPTAGLHFTDRVMRNIERKGAVVIPVTLHVGPGTFRPLDSDIVEENRLPQEHLMVRADFWDQIRGARADGREIIAVGTTVTRALEALASGRVDDRTEVDIDGVEHILGATDLFIYPGFKFKLIDALVTNFHLPMSSLFVLVSAFAGREEMLRVYDWAVQRKYRFYSYGDAMFIR; translated from the coding sequence ATGAAACTTGAAGATTTTAATTATGGACTGCCTGAGGAACTTATCGCACAGCATCCTCTTGCGGAAAGAGATGACAGCAGACTTCTGCTGCTGGACAGGGATTCAGGGACGGTACGGGAAACTGTGTTCGCGAATTTCGCCCGATATTTAAAAGAGGGGGATATCGTCGTCGTCAACGAGACGCGGGTCATTCCTGCCAGACTTCTTGGAGAGAAAGAGACGGGGGCGAAGATCGAGATCTTTCTGACCTTCTCTCTCGGAGATGGATATTGGGAGGCCTTGTGCCGACCGTCTAAACGCCTTTCACCGGGAGACCGGGTCCTGATCGAAGAGTCTGAATATGCTGTCACGATCGAGAAAGAGATCGGGGGCGGGCAGTGGAAAGTATCTCTTCCCACGGGAATACCTGAAAGTCAGTTTATACAAGAATACGGGCATGTGCCTCTTCCTCCGTACATCAAACGTGAGGATGCAGACGAGGACCGCGAGCGTTACCAGACTATTTTTGCCAGGAAAGAAGGTTCCGTAGCGGCGCCGACGGCAGGCCTTCATTTCACAGACAGGGTGATGAGAAATATTGAGCGTAAAGGGGCGGTAGTGATCCCGGTGACTCTGCATGTCGGGCCAGGCACATTTCGTCCTCTGGACAGCGATATAGTGGAGGAGAACCGGCTTCCGCAAGAACACCTGATGGTCAGGGCGGATTTCTGGGACCAGATACGCGGCGCGCGCGCGGATGGCAGGGAGATCATCGCTGTGGGGACCACGGTCACCAGGGCGCTTGAAGCGCTTGCCAGCGGCAGGGTCGACGACAGGACCGAGGTGGATATCGATGGTGTCGAGCATATCCTCGGCGCTACAGACCTGTTCATCTATCCGGGATTCAAGTTCAAGCTGATAGATGCTCTGGTCACAAATTTCCATCTTCCGATGTCCAGTCTCTTTGTCCTTGTATCCGCTTTCGCCGGTCGCGAGGAGATGCTCCGGGTCTACGACTGGGCGGTACAGAGAAAATACAGGTTCTACAGTTACGGCGACGCGATGTTTATCAGATAG
- the fmt gene encoding methionyl-tRNA formyltransferase, translating into MSGVVFFGSPEFAVPALKALISSEYSPGMVVTQPDRCCGRGMSSKPTPVREVAEANGIEVVCASRFGEGDIINRLESAGADFFVVVAFGLIFPKRVLGIPSKECINVHASLLPAWRGASPVNMAIVNGDTFSGVSTMRMVRKLDAGPVFMQEVLPIDPVEDAGSLSIRLADSGATLLVKTLRAIDDGGSIPVDQPQEGISRAPMLKKEDGLIPWDKNVFEVHDHIRGMNPWPGSFTWHKGRYIKVLSARPCGTVCVCGRPGEIACAGEDGVIVSCGTGTLRIERLQVEGKKPLAAREFLRGYRLEAGEFLVEEK; encoded by the coding sequence ATGTCAGGAGTGGTCTTCTTCGGGTCTCCCGAATTCGCAGTACCGGCTCTAAAGGCCCTTATATCCTCTGAATATTCTCCTGGAATGGTAGTGACTCAGCCTGACAGATGCTGTGGAAGGGGGATGTCGTCGAAGCCGACGCCGGTCAGAGAGGTGGCAGAAGCGAACGGGATCGAGGTGGTCTGTGCATCGCGGTTCGGTGAGGGTGATATAATCAATCGGCTCGAATCTGCCGGGGCGGATTTTTTTGTAGTGGTAGCCTTCGGACTTATTTTTCCCAAACGGGTCCTGGGCATTCCGAGCAAGGAATGCATCAATGTACACGCGTCACTTCTTCCAGCCTGGAGAGGCGCCAGCCCGGTAAATATGGCCATCGTGAACGGTGATACCTTCAGCGGCGTCAGCACGATGAGAATGGTAAGAAAACTCGATGCCGGTCCTGTATTCATGCAGGAGGTGCTTCCGATAGATCCGGTCGAAGATGCAGGCTCCCTTTCTATCCGGTTGGCGGATTCGGGTGCGACGCTGCTTGTGAAGACATTGCGGGCCATCGATGACGGAGGATCGATACCTGTCGATCAACCTCAGGAAGGAATCTCCCGTGCCCCGATGCTGAAGAAAGAGGATGGTCTGATACCCTGGGACAAGAATGTGTTTGAAGTACATGATCACATAAGAGGTATGAATCCGTGGCCGGGAAGTTTTACATGGCATAAGGGTAGATACATCAAGGTTCTCAGTGCGCGCCCATGCGGCACTGTCTGTGTCTGCGGCAGACCGGGCGAGATAGCCTGCGCCGGAGAGGATGGCGTGATAGTATCCTGTGGCACCGGTACTCTGAGGATCGAAAGGCTGCAGGTGGAAGGTAAAAAGCCGCTGGCTGCCAGGGAATTTCTGAGAGGGTACAGGCTTGAAGCGGGTGAGTTTCTCGTAGAGGAGAAGTGA
- the yajC gene encoding preprotein translocase subunit YajC translates to MYNIMFALSGAGQSGEGGNPFMMFVPIILIFVVFYFILIRPQQKKQKAHQALLSQLKKGDKVVTNGGLYGTVSDAKDHVVVLKIAENVKVEVVKSAVATVIEKKE, encoded by the coding sequence GTGTATAATATCATGTTTGCATTGAGTGGCGCGGGTCAGAGTGGTGAAGGCGGAAATCCCTTTATGATGTTCGTGCCGATCATCCTGATTTTCGTAGTGTTCTATTTTATTCTGATCAGGCCGCAGCAGAAGAAACAGAAGGCTCACCAGGCGCTTCTCTCGCAGTTGAAAAAGGGTGATAAGGTAGTTACTAACGGCGGACTTTACGGTACCGTCTCAGACGCCAAGGATCATGTCGTGGTCCTGAAGATCGCCGAGAACGTCAAGGTCGAAGTAGTAAAGAGCGCGGTAGCTACAGTGATTGAAAAAAAGGAATAG
- a CDS encoding PASTA domain-containing protein, giving the protein MEGKKKKGYHPVIFYLFVFAAAFIVGIVIFNFIVLPLLVGRGDIAIVPQIKGMQFSHAEEACREKELNLMVTGERHSVEFPTGTVIEQDPGSGESLKGNRTVKVVISSGPKLETVPEMYGESIRQAELMLDASGLEKGRIVRIFSNEEGPNRVISASPSVGSRTPAGSGVDLLLSMTGEPRVYMMPDLRGKDLLFVRERLESCGFHVSRVVSRKDMDMFPNTILSQNPDPGQAIKEGGTIELVVSTVE; this is encoded by the coding sequence ATGGAGGGAAAAAAGAAAAAGGGATACCATCCAGTAATATTCTACCTGTTCGTATTTGCAGCTGCTTTTATTGTGGGGATCGTCATATTCAACTTTATTGTCCTGCCATTACTTGTCGGGAGGGGCGACATCGCGATCGTTCCACAGATTAAAGGGATGCAGTTTTCGCATGCGGAAGAGGCATGCAGGGAAAAGGAACTTAATCTGATGGTGACCGGTGAGCGTCATTCTGTTGAATTTCCCACTGGTACGGTGATCGAACAGGATCCGGGTTCTGGTGAAAGCCTGAAGGGTAACAGGACCGTGAAGGTCGTTATCAGTTCTGGCCCAAAACTGGAGACTGTGCCGGAGATGTACGGAGAATCGATACGCCAGGCGGAACTGATGCTGGATGCGTCCGGACTGGAAAAGGGCAGGATAGTCAGGATATTCTCGAACGAGGAAGGTCCGAACAGAGTGATCTCAGCGAGTCCGTCTGTTGGTTCCCGGACTCCCGCAGGGTCGGGAGTAGACCTGCTACTTTCGATGACCGGGGAACCCAGGGTGTACATGATGCCCGACCTGAGGGGGAAGGACCTGCTGTTCGTAAGGGAAAGGCTGGAGAGTTGCGGGTTCCACGTTTCGAGGGTTGTAAGCAGGAAAGATATGGATATGTTCCCCAATACGATCCTTTCACAGAATCCGGATCCCGGTCAGGCGATCAAGGAGGGAGGAACAATTGAACTCGTTGTCTCGACGGTTGAGTGA
- the rpe gene encoding ribulose-phosphate 3-epimerase: MNSLSRRLSELGTVAVAPSMLAADFTDIRAEIEAVEKSGADFLHLDVMDGNFVENITFGPMIVEAIARVSKVPLITHLMISDPGKYAPEFIKAGSSAISIHYEAVESGHRELLEEIRSGGCLAGLAVNPDTSIAEFRDLLDGIDLLLAMTVFPGFGGQKFMPEVMGKVREAVAIREAKGLDFVIEVDGGVNPSSADSVREAGGQILVAGSAVFGTDDYSGAIASIRGA, from the coding sequence TTGAACTCGTTGTCTCGACGGTTGAGTGAACTGGGTACTGTGGCAGTCGCCCCATCAATGCTGGCGGCCGATTTTACCGATATAAGGGCTGAAATCGAGGCTGTAGAGAAGTCGGGCGCAGATTTTCTCCATCTCGATGTGATGGATGGGAATTTTGTGGAGAATATCACGTTCGGCCCGATGATCGTCGAGGCCATAGCCCGAGTGAGTAAGGTTCCTCTGATAACCCACCTGATGATCAGCGACCCGGGGAAATATGCTCCAGAATTCATAAAAGCGGGGAGCTCTGCGATAAGTATTCATTATGAGGCCGTGGAATCCGGACATCGGGAACTTCTCGAAGAAATCAGGTCCGGGGGATGTCTCGCCGGGCTGGCAGTCAATCCTGATACTTCGATAGCTGAATTCAGGGATCTTCTTGATGGAATCGACCTTCTGCTCGCGATGACTGTGTTCCCGGGCTTCGGAGGTCAGAAGTTCATGCCTGAAGTGATGGGTAAGGTCAGGGAAGCAGTTGCGATCAGGGAGGCTAAAGGTTTAGATTTCGTTATAGAGGTGGATGGAGGGGTCAATCCTTCCTCTGCCGATTCGGTCAGAGAAGCAGGAGGACAGATACTCGTGGCAGGTTCAGCTGTATTCGGTACGGATGATTACTCCGGGGCGATAGCCTCGATCAGGGGTGCCTGA
- the rpsP gene encoding 30S ribosomal protein S16, with amino-acid sequence MAVKIRLKKMGAKKRPFYRIVAADERCPRDGRFIEIIGYYNPLTDPADIKVDEDKLYKWLDNGAKPTDNTKDVLKQLHLIEKWQLLKSGVPIAQIDATIAERRAKQPKPKEKVKGKLSKKAVAAAKVAEEAKVKEAEEAAKAIEEAAKAEEEEKTKAAEGAADETTPDAGENTEGAGEAETPSGE; translated from the coding sequence TTGGCAGTAAAGATCAGACTGAAGAAAATGGGCGCAAAGAAAAGGCCTTTTTACAGGATCGTCGCGGCGGATGAGAGGTGCCCGCGTGACGGACGTTTTATCGAGATTATAGGCTATTACAATCCGCTTACCGACCCCGCAGATATCAAGGTCGATGAGGACAAGCTTTACAAGTGGCTCGACAACGGGGCAAAGCCTACTGATAACACCAAAGACGTCCTGAAACAGTTGCATCTGATAGAGAAGTGGCAGCTTCTCAAATCGGGCGTGCCTATTGCACAGATCGATGCGACGATCGCAGAGCGCAGGGCAAAACAGCCGAAGCCGAAGGAAAAGGTAAAAGGGAAATTGTCCAAGAAAGCTGTTGCCGCAGCGAAGGTTGCTGAAGAAGCCAAGGTAAAAGAGGCAGAGGAAGCCGCGAAGGCAATAGAGGAAGCCGCGAAGGCAGAAGAGGAAGAAAAGACAAAAGCAGCTGAAGGCGCAGCGGATGAAACGACTCCGGATGCTGGAGAGAATACAGAAGGTGCCGGCGAGGCTGAGACCCCTTCCGGGGAATAA
- a CDS encoding KH domain-containing protein, with protein MNVEKIKKMIHRICEMLVDRPDTITIIEESRDETTILVLSVDKGDVGKIIGRNGQTAKALRALVNAAATRMGERVLLEIRE; from the coding sequence ATGAACGTGGAAAAGATCAAAAAGATGATCCACCGGATCTGTGAGATGCTTGTCGACAGACCGGATACGATAACGATAATCGAAGAAAGTCGAGACGAGACGACGATTCTGGTCCTCTCGGTAGACAAGGGTGATGTCGGCAAGATCATCGGAAGGAACGGACAGACGGCGAAGGCTCTCAGGGCTCTGGTGAATGCTGCCGCTACCAGAATGGGTGAGCGGGTCCTGCTGGAGATCCGTGAATAA
- the rplS gene encoding 50S ribosomal protein L19: MNILDQISARQVKDSPPDFRVGDTVKIDVKVVEGKRERIQLFQGTVIQRKGGGIGETFTVRKISGGIGVERVFPLHSPHLADIKVIRQGKVRRAKLFYLRELKGKAARIKDKRDIRR, translated from the coding sequence ATGAACATTCTTGACCAGATATCTGCGAGGCAGGTAAAGGATTCCCCGCCCGATTTCCGGGTAGGAGACACGGTGAAGATCGATGTAAAGGTCGTAGAGGGAAAGAGGGAAAGGATCCAGCTTTTCCAGGGAACGGTCATCCAGCGTAAGGGTGGCGGTATAGGCGAAACATTCACTGTGAGAAAGATCAGTGGTGGCATCGGTGTGGAAAGGGTATTTCCCCTTCATTCACCTCACCTTGCCGATATAAAGGTGATACGACAGGGCAAGGTCCGCAGGGCCAAACTTTTCTACCTGCGTGAGCTCAAGGGCAAGGCTGCCAGGATCAAGGACAAAAGGGATATAAGAAGGTAA